The segment GTCGAACAACACACCCCTGGCGTTCGGGATGGATGCGGACCAAACCGCGCGGGCGCTCGGACAACCCCTGCAATATGTCAAAGGACGTCCCGGCAACGAAATCTATCTCGCACTGCGCGACGTCGGCGGCAGCGGATTGATCCCCTATCGCCACCGCCTGTTCCTGCAATTCCGTCACGGACGGCTGGCGGGATGGAAAGAGGATTACGGCGAGAACTGGATGTGGGAGTGAGGGGCAGCTGCGAGCCCCGCATCGACAATCAACCAAGAAGGACAAACCGCGTGGGACAAGACATCAAACTGACGGCGTCCGACGATTTCCAGCTTGGCGCCTATCGCGCTGACCCGGCCGGAACGCCCAAGGGCGCGGTGGTGGTGATCCAGGAGATCTTTGGCGTCAATCATCACATCCGCTCGGTCTGCGACCGCCTCGCCGGCGAAGGCTATGTCGCGATCGCGCCGTCGATCTTCGACCGGACCTCGCCGGGCTTCCAGTCCGGCTACACGCCCGATGAGATCGCGGAGGCGCGCAAATTCGTCGCCAATCCGGACTGGGCGGCGATGCTGCGCGACACCCAGGCCGCGATCGATGCGGTGAAGGGCGCCGGCCCGGTCGGCATCATCGGCTTTTGTCTCGGCGGCAGCATCGCCTTCGTCGCGGCGACGCGGCTGTCGGGCCTCAAGGCCGCGATCGGCTATTACGGCGGCGCCGTGGTGCGCTTCGCCGACGAGACGCCGAAGGTGCCGACGCAACTGCACTTCGGTGAAAAGGACACCGGCATTCCCCTGACCGACGTCGAGACCGTCAAGGCGAAACGGCCGGACGTCGAAATCTTCATCTATCCCGGCGCGCAACACGGTTTCCATTGCGACGAGCGGCCGAGCTACGACAAGACCAGCTCCGAGATCGCCTGGCCGCGCAGCCTGGCGTTTTTCGCGAAGCATTTGAAATAGCGCGCTAGAACCAACGCTCGCCGACGAACACGGTGTCGCCGGGGCTGACGGGCGTGCCGAGCGGCACGACGGCGCGCATGGCGCCGCCGCCTTCGGTGTGGGTGACGGTGACCACGTCGCGCTTGGCGCGCGGCGAGAAGCCGCCGGCGATCGCGACCGCGCTCTCGACGGTCATGTTCGGCACGTAAGGATATTGGCCGGGGGCGGCGACTTCACCCAGGATGAAGAACGGCCGATAGGATTCGATCTCCACCGCCACCGAAGG is part of the Bradyrhizobium commune genome and harbors:
- a CDS encoding dienelactone hydrolase family protein: MGQDIKLTASDDFQLGAYRADPAGTPKGAVVVIQEIFGVNHHIRSVCDRLAGEGYVAIAPSIFDRTSPGFQSGYTPDEIAEARKFVANPDWAAMLRDTQAAIDAVKGAGPVGIIGFCLGGSIAFVAATRLSGLKAAIGYYGGAVVRFADETPKVPTQLHFGEKDTGIPLTDVETVKAKRPDVEIFIYPGAQHGFHCDERPSYDKTSSEIAWPRSLAFFAKHLK